Genomic DNA from Paucilactobacillus hokkaidonensis JCM 18461:
TGTGTTAATGTAATGCTTTGACCAGGATGTAGTTCCATGGTTGTACCAGCATCCACTGTAATCTTGTGACCATCTGTTACAACGGTTACTGGACTTTCCTTGTCAAATCCTTCATTTGCATCTGCGTTATACAGAGTAAGCTCCAGGACACCACCGCCACGATTGATGATATCTTCTTCTTTATACCAGTGAAAATGGAATGGTAATTCTTGTCCATCTTCCACCGTAAGTAACTTTTCACAATATGGTTTGGGATACTTTTTTGTGTCATTAAAGTTTCCATTACGAAATGTAAAAGTTGCTAATCCTCGTTTGAAATACTGACCCTCATTAAAATCAGTTACATCCCAACCAAGCATATTATCTAAAATCTCATCATAAGATGAATCAATTTTTTTCCAATCGTCTTGCTTAAAATAAGCAAATGGTGGTAAGAATAATCCTCGATCCTTAGCAAATTCAATTGTATTATCAATAATTTGATTAATTTCTGATCGTCTCATATAATCCCTCCAGTTCAGCGCGTAATTCTTTGATTAGTGCCTCATTTTTTTCATCACTTAGATACAGCGGATTTTCTGGATTGTTAACAAATGCATCATCCCAATCACTATCACCTGGCATTTTGGGTACCAAATGAAAATGCAAATGAGAGACAGTGTCACCATAAATACCATAATTAATTTTACTAGCATGAAAATGATCTTTGATCACCTGAGCTGTAAGTGCAACTTCATTTGTAAACTGACTCCGCTGTTGACTGGTTAGTTCAAACAGTTCATCAACATGCCAATTTAACGCAACAATCAAGCGGCCTGGATGAGTTTGATCGCGATTAAAAAACACAGTCGATGTATCAAAGGTAACGATCGGTAGCATGCGCTCTTGTTGAGTTACATTGTGTTCACAATAAAAGCAACCAGCTCTGAATCTTGATTCCATTACTATTTCACCTCGATCGGCTCATTCACTGATTCCGGAATCACACCATTATCATAGCGGCCATCGTTGTGGGTTCCATCACAGTCAATCATGACATGGATCACGTCTGCCCGCGTTTGATTTCGTAAATCAAATGCTTCTGCAATTTTTGCTAATGGGAAAACGTTGGTAACTGATTTTTCCGTATTAATCAGACCGTTCACTACCATATCGCGTCCTTGACGTAATAATTTATGGTTGTCCACATCGCGTTTAGGTTCAGTAGTTAAAATATCGACACGACGACGATGCATTTTGAAAAAGTCCATCGTTTTGCTTGTTTTTCCGATACCACCATACATAATTAACTTAGCGTTTTGAGCACAAGCATCGAGCGCATCAATCACTGAATCACCTTCCAATAGCGCTGGAATCACAACATCGAAGCCATCAGGAAAGTCTTTGCCCACTATATCCATTGTTGGTGTATCTGGTGATGGAATTTTATAAGTCTTGGTAGCGCCAAATTGCTTTGAAATTGCTAATTTTTCATCAAATAAATCTGTTACCACTAGATTTTTAGGACTGTATAGATGAGCAAATTGAGTCAATTGTAGACCACTCACCCCTTGTCCCATAATTAGTACATTTTTAGCTTGGCTAATTTCAGCATTTTCCAAACCAGTTTGAATCGTTGGTGTAATTTCAATTAACGATCCATGCATTAATGGAAACTCGGGTGGTAACACGACTGCTGAAAATGGATCGCACGTAATATATTCAGCAAAGGCGCCCCAAACGTAACGCAGTGCCACGTGATCACCAACTTTTAGTCCAACAACATCTGGACCAACTTCATCAATAATCCCAGCAACCTCGTGACCTAGCCGCATTGGATATGTTAGGAATTCTGGTGTTCTAGCACCTCGATAAACTTCTAGGTCGCTACCACAGATCCCAACCCATTTAACATCAACCCTAATTTCACCTTGTTTAGCATGTGGAATTTTAGCAAATTTGATATCAATTTTGCCGACCGTTTCCATTACTGCAACTTGTTGTGTACCTTCAGCTTGTTCATCGACCCATTCCATTTCTGGTACTTCCATTTTTCGAACCATATCTATTTTCTCCAATCTGTATTGTCTATTCGTCTTAAACTTCTACATTTTCAACTTTGATGACCGCATCATTGCTATGCCTCAACGTTAAAACAATTAGGCCAGCTAAAATTAACGAACCTGATAAGAAAAACATTGCAGCAACTTGTGAACCGGTAAAATCTTTCAACCAACCCACAACATAAGGACCAACAAACCCACCTAAGTTGCCCAAGGCATTAACAATTCCTAACCCAATTGCAGCAATCCGAGGATCCATCATGGTTGTAATGGCCCAATATGGACCTGACCATGCATAAATTCCGATTGCAGCAAAACATAGAAAGACCATCGAGACCCAAGGACTATGTGATAAAGCGGCGCCCATAAATCCAATTCCACCTACAAAGGCACCACAGGCAGTGTGCCAAATACGTTCATGTGTCGCATCAGAATGCCGCGAATTCAATACTAACGCAATTGCACCAAGCAGATAAGGAACCGCCGTCAGCCAACCAGTTGTCATCGTGGAAAAATCGGCAGACAATGCCTTAATCATTTGCGGCAACCAAAATGTCAAACCATACAGACCAACAACATAAAACACATTGATGAACGTCATTTTCCAAACTCGTCCATTCTTGACTGCTTCTGCCATTGGTGCTCCGACAATTTTATCTTCCGAAGTTAATTTTTGATCCAAGGCAAGTTCATCCATTAACGCCGCCTTTTCATCTTCATCCAGCCACTTAGCCTTATTCGGTTTATCGGCTAAATACCAAAAAGTGAAAAATCCGAGTAAAACGGCTGGCACACCTACCACAATAAATAACCAACGCCAACCATCCAAGTTTAAAAACATGTGTACTTGAGTAATGACCCACGTCGCTAGCGGAGCCCCAAATGAATTGGCCAATGGCGGAGCAATCATAAACAGCGCCACCGCTGCAGCTCGGTCAGCCGATCTAACCCAGTAAGTAATGATTAAAGTCATACCTGGAAACAATGCGGCTTCAAACACCCGTAGGAAAAATCTCAACACACCTAATTCAAAAGCGGAGTGCACGAAGGCAGTAATTAATGTCACGATGCCCCATAAAATTAGAATTAATCCAATCCATTTACGAGCACCAACTTTTTCGAGCACCATATTGCCTGGAATTCCAAAAATGAAATAACCAATAAAAAATATTCCTGCAATAAAACCATAAGTAGTTGCCGTTAAACCTAAACTTTTATCCATTCCACCAATTGAAGCATACGTGATACTACTACGATCCAAAAAAGCAACAAAATAAATAATAAATAAATATGGAAGTATGCGCCATCGCACCTTTTTTCTCGCTCTCAGAATAACATCGTCCGTTTTCATATTTTACCCTCACCCCTACAATCTCAATGGGTCATAATGGCCCATTAACCATAGCCGTTCCACGACAGTTCGTTTCCAGTAATCGATTGCGCAATCTTTGACTTTCAACTCACCAATAGGATATCATCATTAAAGCGCTTTCAATCGACGAAAAAAATAGTCTTAACCGCTAATTATTTTACTTAGGGTTAAAAATATTATATATTTAGCTTGAATTTAAGGAGGAGGACTCTACGTTGGTATTACGAGATAGTCAACTAGTAATTCTTTGGATGAGTGGTAAAGGTTATTCTAAAGATTTCGAAATCAAACAACATCGCCATGATTTTTATCAATTACAGTACTTAATTGCCGGAGAAGAAAACATTGCTATTAATCAGCAGCCATACACACTTAAACCAAATTACATTGCGTTGATGGATAGTTATGTTTATCACTCATATTCTTTTAATAAGGCTTCCAAACTAATTGATATCAAGTTTAATTTGAGTAAAGAATTACGACACTTACTAACAGCTTTATTTGAGCAGCCAGTTTTTGTAGTGAACGACGCACTTTTGCGAAATAGTTTTTCGCAACTTGTCGAGCAAGCAGTTAGTTATCAGACTCATGAAAATCCAGAATTACTAATTGACCTAGACACACAGGTTAAATTATTATTACTGCAGTTATTGCATACATCCTCTAAATCAACGGTTCCTAACAAAAAAGAAAGCACTTCTGTTTTTAGTGAAATCCTTAACGGAAATCATTTTCCAATGCTCGATTTTTTAGAACAAAATTACAGTCAGGAAATCACGTTAGATTTGATCAGCCAAGAATTTCATTATAGTAAAGGTCAAATCATAAAAATGTTCTCTGAAACACTTCATCAAACTCCAATGCAAGTACTCCAAAAAATTCGGATTCAACATGCCAAATATTTATTAACCAATACTGACTTTTCGATCGGTAAAATTGCTAATATGGTTGGATTTAGTGATAATTACTTCACTAAAATATTTTTCAAATATGAGCATCAAGTTCCTAATAAATATCGGTTAACTTCTAAAAAAATGAATGATGATATTGTGTTGAATACCTCTTTTGATATTTCAACCCAACCATAAAATTATTACCCAATAAAAAAATATCCACGAGTCAAAATAAGTTTAAATTCACCAAACTTATTTTAATTCCGTGGATATTTTTGTTGGAAACTAATTAAATTACTGAGCTTTCAATATCTCATCAATTGCACTTAATTCATCAGCCGAAAAATCAAGTTTATCCAATGCCTTCAAATTATCTAGCAACTGACTCGAACGTGATGCACCAACAATTACACTAGATACAACCTTACCTTTCAAGTTCCATGCTAGTGCCATTTCTGCTAATGATTGACCACGATTTTTAGCTAATTCATTTAACTGAGTTGCCACCTTAATCGTCGGCTCAACTTTGTCTTTATCTAAAAATGGACTGTCACTTCGACTAGCACGTGAATCAGCAGGAATACCATGCAAATATCGATCAGTTAACCTACCCTGTGCTAATGGACTAAACGCAACCATCCCTTTATTCAATTTTCCTAGGGTGTTCAATAGTCCATCTTCCACCCAGCGGTCCATCATATTATAACGAGCTTGATGAATAATAAAGGGTGTTCCTAATTGCTTAAATATTTTAGCA
This window encodes:
- a CDS encoding AraC family transcriptional regulator; translated protein: MVLRDSQLVILWMSGKGYSKDFEIKQHRHDFYQLQYLIAGEENIAINQQPYTLKPNYIALMDSYVYHSYSFNKASKLIDIKFNLSKELRHLLTALFEQPVFVVNDALLRNSFSQLVEQAVSYQTHENPELLIDLDTQVKLLLLQLLHTSSKSTVPNKKESTSVFSEILNGNHFPMLDFLEQNYSQEITLDLISQEFHYSKGQIIKMFSETLHQTPMQVLQKIRIQHAKYLLTNTDFSIGKIANMVGFSDNYFTKIFFKYEHQVPNKYRLTSKKMNDDIVLNTSFDISTQP
- a CDS encoding HIT family protein, translated to MESRFRAGCFYCEHNVTQQERMLPIVTFDTSTVFFNRDQTHPGRLIVALNWHVDELFELTSQQRSQFTNEVALTAQVIKDHFHASKINYGIYGDTVSHLHFHLVPKMPGDSDWDDAFVNNPENPLYLSDEKNEALIKELRAELEGLYETIRN
- a CDS encoding MFS transporter, translating into MKTDDVILRARKKVRWRILPYLFIIYFVAFLDRSSITYASIGGMDKSLGLTATTYGFIAGIFFIGYFIFGIPGNMVLEKVGARKWIGLILILWGIVTLITAFVHSAFELGVLRFFLRVFEAALFPGMTLIITYWVRSADRAAAVALFMIAPPLANSFGAPLATWVITQVHMFLNLDGWRWLFIVVGVPAVLLGFFTFWYLADKPNKAKWLDEDEKAALMDELALDQKLTSEDKIVGAPMAEAVKNGRVWKMTFINVFYVVGLYGLTFWLPQMIKALSADFSTMTTGWLTAVPYLLGAIALVLNSRHSDATHERIWHTACGAFVGGIGFMGAALSHSPWVSMVFLCFAAIGIYAWSGPYWAITTMMDPRIAAIGLGIVNALGNLGGFVGPYVVGWLKDFTGSQVAAMFFLSGSLILAGLIVLTLRHSNDAVIKVENVEV
- a CDS encoding D-lyxose/D-mannose family sugar isomerase — its product is MRRSEINQIIDNTIEFAKDRGLFLPPFAYFKQDDWKKIDSSYDEILDNMLGWDVTDFNEGQYFKRGLATFTFRNGNFNDTKKYPKPYCEKLLTVEDGQELPFHFHWYKEEDIINRGGGVLELTLYNADANEGFDKESPVTVVTDGHKITVDAGTTMELHPGQSITLTQKIYHRWRGKKGTGKIMLFEVSSTNDDNTDNRFFEDLPRIPSIDEDVAPEHLIFADYGKLKK
- a CDS encoding zinc-dependent alcohol dehydrogenase; the protein is MVRKMEVPEMEWVDEQAEGTQQVAVMETVGKIDIKFAKIPHAKQGEIRVDVKWVGICGSDLEVYRGARTPEFLTYPMRLGHEVAGIIDEVGPDVVGLKVGDHVALRYVWGAFAEYITCDPFSAVVLPPEFPLMHGSLIEITPTIQTGLENAEISQAKNVLIMGQGVSGLQLTQFAHLYSPKNLVVTDLFDEKLAISKQFGATKTYKIPSPDTPTMDIVGKDFPDGFDVVIPALLEGDSVIDALDACAQNAKLIMYGGIGKTSKTMDFFKMHRRRVDILTTEPKRDVDNHKLLRQGRDMVVNGLINTEKSVTNVFPLAKIAEAFDLRNQTRADVIHVMIDCDGTHNDGRYDNGVIPESVNEPIEVK